One segment of Tenrec ecaudatus isolate mTenEca1 chromosome 1, mTenEca1.hap1, whole genome shotgun sequence DNA contains the following:
- the LOC142432098 gene encoding olfactory receptor 7A5-like: MESGNHTNIAEFILLGLSEEAELQPLLFGLFLSMYLVTFTGNLLIILAIIKDSHLHTPMYFFLSNLSFSDMCFTSTTVPKMLMNIQMQTKVIAYEDCITQMYFFILFAALDNFLLTVMAYDRFVAICHPLHYTVIMNPRFCGLLLLASWMLSFLVSLLNGLFVLRLSFCTKLEISHFFCELNQVIQLACSDTFLNVLVMYLASGLLCFIPLTGILFSYMKIVSSILKISSAGGKYKAFSTCGSHLCVVSLFYGTLLAVYLSSAAIESSRATAIASVMYTVATPMLNPFIYSLRNKDIKQALRKLVC; this comes from the coding sequence ATGGAATCAGGAAACCATACTAACATTGCAGAATTCATCCTTCTGGGGCTTTCTGAAGAAgcagagctgcagcccctcctcttCGGACTGTTCCTGTCTATGTACTTGGTCACCTTcactgggaacctgctcatcatcctggccatcatTAAGGACAgccacctccacacacccatgtacttcttcctctccaacctctcctttTCTGACATGTGTTTCACCTCCACCACTGTCCCTAAGATGCTGATGAACATCCAGATGCAGACCAAAGTAATTGCATATGAAGACTGCATCACCCAGATGTATTTTTTCATACTTTTTGCGGCCTTAGACAACTTCCTATTGAcagtgatggcctatgaccggTTTGTGGCCATCTGTCACCCACTGCACTATACAGTCATCATGAACCCAAGATTCTGTGGCCTCCTGCTTCTGGCCTCCTGGATGTTGTCGTTTCTGGTCTCTCTATTAAATGGTTTATTTGTTTTGCGACTATCTTTTTGTACAAAATTGGAAATctcccattttttctgtgaacttaatCAGGTAATCCAACTTGCTTGCTCTGACACCTTCCTCAATGTCTTGGTCATGTATTTAGCAAGTGGACTTCTTTGTTTTATTCCACTCACTGGGATCCTTTTCTCTTACATGAAGATTGTGTcctccattttgaaaatttcctCAGCTGGAGGCAagtataaagccttttccacctgtggTTCTCACCTTTGTGTGGTCTCCTTGTTCTATGGTACACTTTTAGCAGTTTATCTTAGTTCTGCCGCTATTGAAAGCTCCAGGGCCACTGCAATAGCCTCAGTGATGTACACTGTAGCCACACCCATGCTGAATCCTTTTATCTACAGTCTGAGAAATAAAGACATAAAGCAAGCCCTAAGGAAACTTGTTTGCTGA